In the genome of Bremerella sp. P1, the window CGATGGGATACCAGCCTAACCTCGCGGCACGCCAATTGGTGGGAAAACGCTCGCACACGTTTGGATTGTTGGTCGCATCGGCAGGCGATCCCTTGCGATCGTTTCTTATTCAGTATCTGGATGAAGAGGCTGCTGCGCACGGCAACCGTACGCTGATCGGAAACACAGTCATCGCACCAGATCGTTTCGATAAGAACGTGCAACTGTTCACCAACAGCGGCGTCGACGGTGTTCTGTGTGCGGTTCACAATTGGCTGCCAGGTGATCGGACTGCTCTTTTAAACCAACACCCTTGCACCGTCTTCTATGAAGATCCAGGGATCCCCAACGCATGTTTCGTAACCGTGGATCGTGTGGACGCAGTACGGCAAGCCACCGATTACCTCATCGAGCAAGGGAGAGAACGAATCGGATTAGCCCTTACGATGAAATCCAAGAAGAGTGAGAAAGACCGTCTGCGAGGTTTCAAGGAAGCTCAGAAAAGTGGCGGTCAAACGTTCTCGCCAAATTTTCTGTTCTACGCGTCTCCGAAGTACAAAGACGCCCACGCTTGGCACGATGTCGATACCGTAAAGTGGAGCTTTCCTGAGGCGGTGATTGACGACCTGATCGAACGACTTGTTGTTGGCGAAGGCGCGGACGCCATCATCGCCCACGACGACTATTGGGCTGCCACCCTTATCAAACGATTGCGTTACCGCGGAGTTCGGGTGCCGGACGATGTCGCGGTTGTTGGCTACCTGAACCACTATTTGGCGGATTTTACGGATCCACCTCTGACTACCATCGACCTAGACCATATGACGGCTGCTAAAGAAATGGTCTCAATGCTCGAAAGAATGATTGGTAGTGAGGAATTGCCTGCAGATCAGAGGCAAATATTGATTAAACCACGGTTGATTGTTCGAGAATCGGCGTAGCCTTGCTCCCCGAGCAGGATACGTGCCCGATTTGCTCAGACATGTGCGTCCGAGTTATTAAAAACAAATGAACAAGTCAAAAACTGGGTGATTGAGATTTCGCCCATACAGAACTCTATAGGAGTTAGGAGGGCGTGTCCTGAGTGGATTCGGACATAGCCTTTAGTCAAATCGTTTAATTCCCTCGCTACAGTCTGGATCCAAATTCGTTCCGACTCCAAGTTGAAAAATTGACTCCGAGTTGCGGGACTTTTGAGAAAGCGCACGATGGCCAAATGTGCGCGAATTCAACTACACACTTCGTACCCAAATACGCGCATTTCCAGAGAGTTATTGCGATTGAATAAGACGCTTTGCAACGTTTTGCAAATCTTCGTAAACTACTTCTGTCACACGGTTTCAGGTGAAAAGAGCAGGGCTTCCTGGGCGGCCTCATAAGCCTGAGACCGAAATCTGAAGCTCAAAATTGCTGCTCGCTCTAAGGTGTGACTTTGCAATATCTTACGAAGAGGCTCCTCTGCTTAAAGTGGCGTTTGAGGACGCTTGAAAGTGTGTAGTTTTACACACATTCATTCAGCGGGCTGATTGCGATCACATTCTGTGAATTGTTCCTAGTATCCAGCCAAGGACGGCTCGTCCGGGGGCACATACATGGAATGTTCGCTAAGATTCCAGTCAAAGGCCCGAGTTCAGCACGGGAAGAGCTAAGAACAGGATGTTAATTCGCCCTTGGATCGGAATCTTGCGATAGAAGTCGTTTCGCTTCCGCCAGCACGAAACCAGGATCCATGAATGGTTCGTAGCTTATGTCCTGCCAACGCACCTTTCCATTGCCGTCAATTAAAAAGGTCCCATGGAGAGGCTGAGCTTCAAAGTCGTCGTAAACCCGAAACGCTTTGAACACATTTAATGGCTCATCAGAAACAAGTGGAATTGGAAGCCCCACTTCATCGTAATTCTCTATCGATTGCTTCAACGTTTTCGGATCGTCGGTACTGATCGCTATCATGCCGAGACCTGCTTCCTCGAATTCAGTGATCCGCGGCGCAAAGGCCTGCAACTGTTCGGCACAATGAAGACATCCGGAGCCAAGATAGAAAATAACTACGTATGGCTTTCCCTGAAAATCCGTTGATGCATGCTGTTTACCTTGAACATCGTTTAATGCCCAGTCGGGAGCCTGGGAAGGAGACCAGCGGAATGGACCTAGGGAATCAAGAGATGGTCGCTCCCCGACGTCTTCGGCAGTTTGCCGTCGAATCCGCCAATCGTCCATGTAGCCGAGTTCTTCAGAAATGGGAGTCAGGCGAGCGAATTGCGGAATATCAAGATCAATCTGGGCGGAGAGCTGTCGCAATTGGTCGAACGCTGACTTGCATTCAACCTTCTTTCCGGACAACCACAAACTCTCGACGAGTGCAGCAAGTGGATAAACTTCGTTCTTGCTGGAGTCCACAATCTTTCGTAAGGCTTTTATCGCAGCGTCATGGTCACCGGACTGCCATTGAACTTTTGCAAGGTAGACCGAATCGACGTCGCTGGCATCTTTGAGAAGTTCATAGCCCTTCTGAAAATCCT includes:
- a CDS encoding LacI family DNA-binding transcriptional regulator encodes the protein MTVEFGRPKRVRLVDIAEKVGVSRRAVSAVLLGTGGSRVTVGEEKAKEIQRVANSMGYQPNLAARQLVGKRSHTFGLLVASAGDPLRSFLIQYLDEEAAAHGNRTLIGNTVIAPDRFDKNVQLFTNSGVDGVLCAVHNWLPGDRTALLNQHPCTVFYEDPGIPNACFVTVDRVDAVRQATDYLIEQGRERIGLALTMKSKKSEKDRLRGFKEAQKSGGQTFSPNFLFYASPKYKDAHAWHDVDTVKWSFPEAVIDDLIERLVVGEGADAIIAHDDYWAATLIKRLRYRGVRVPDDVAVVGYLNHYLADFTDPPLTTIDLDHMTAAKEMVSMLERMIGSEELPADQRQILIKPRLIVRESA